A region of Arvicanthis niloticus isolate mArvNil1 chromosome 18, mArvNil1.pat.X, whole genome shotgun sequence DNA encodes the following proteins:
- the Zfp90 gene encoding zinc finger protein 90 homolog isoform X1, whose translation MAPRPPTATPQESVTFKDVAVNFTQEEWHHVGPAQRSLYRDVMLENYSHLVSLGYQVSKPEVIFKLEQGEEPWMSEREIQRPFCPDWKTRPDVLSRSPQQGIAEVSRSTNVLSYATLGDVWNVNIQRHQESWRKHLGPEASSQKKITTLEKKIEQNKFGEDSSLSTDLVPQLDISSSVRPSECKTFGNNLEHNSELVTQTSILAKKKPYKCDKCRKSFIHRSSLNKHEKIHKDDAYPGGTNQGVHSGRKHHECTDCGKTFLWRTQLTEHQRIHTGEKPFECNVCGKAFRHSSSLGQHENAHTGEKPYQCSLCGKAFQRSSSLVQHQRIHTGEKPYRCNLCGRSFRHSTSLTQHEVTHSGEKPFQCKECGKAFSRCSSLVQHERTHTGEKPFECSICGRAFGQSPSLYKHMRIHKRSKPYQSSNFSMAFEPNAALTQGESALTEVKSYHCNDCGKDFSHFTDFTEHQRIHAGENSYDSEQALSQQPMSHPREKPYQCNVCGKAFKRSTSFIEHHRIHTGEKPYECNECGEAFSRLSSLTQHERTHTGEKPYECIDCGKAFSQSSSLIQHERTHTGEKPYECNECGRAFRKKTNLHDHQRIHTGEKPYACKECGKTFSRSSALTKHHRIHARNKL comes from the exons GAGTCAGTGACATTCAAAGATGTGGCTGTGAACTTCACCCAGGAGGAATGGCACCACGTGGGCCCTGCCCAGAGGAGCTTATACAGGGATGTCATGCTGGAGAACTACAGCCACCTGGTTTCTCTCG GGTATCAAGTCTCCAAACCAGAGGTGATCTTCAAATTGGAGCAAGGAGAAGAGCCATGGATGTCAGAGAGAGAAATCCAAAGGCCTTTCTGTCCAG acTGGAAGACCAGGCCTGATGTCTTATCACGGAGTCCGCAGCAGGGCATAGCTGAAGTATCTCGCAGTACAAATGTTTTGTCATATGCCACATTAGGAGATGTCTGGAATGTCAATATCCAGAGGCACCAGGAAAGTTGGAGAAAACATCTGGGGCCAGAGGCATCTTCCCAGAAGAAAATAACCActctagagaaaaaaattgagcaAAATAAATTTGGTGAAGACTCAAGTTTGAGCACAGACTTGGTTCCACAACTGGACATTTCTTCGAGTGTAAGGCCCAGCGAATGTAAAACATTTGGAAATAATTTGGAACACAATTCAGAATTAGTTACTCAGACTAGTATCCTTGCTAAAAAGAAGCCTTATAAATGTGACAAATGTAGGAAATCATTTATTCATAGATCATCACTTAATAAACATGAGAAAATTCATAAAGATGATGCTTACCCCGGTGGAACAAATCAAGGCGTGCATTCTGGGAGGAAGCATCATGAGTGTACTGACTGTGGGAAAACCTTCCTCTGGAGGACACAGCTTACTGAGCATCAGAGAATCCACACTGGCGAGAAACCCTTTGAGTGTAATGTGTGCGGAAAGGCTTTTAGGCACAGCTCATCCCTTGGTCAGCATGAAAACgcacatacaggagagaagccctaccAGTGTAGTCTCTGTGGGAAAGCCTTCCAGCGCAGCTCATCTCTTGTTCAACACCAGAGAATCCACACTGGGGAAAAACCCTATCGATGTAATCTCTGTGGGAGGTCATTCAGGCACAGTACGTCGCTTACTCAACATGAGGTCACACACAGTGGAGAGAAACCCTTCCAATGTAAggaatgtgggaaagccttcagtaGATGTTCTTCCCTTGTTCAACACGAGAGGACccatacaggagagaagccttttGAATGTAGCATATGCGGGAGGGCTTTTGGTCAGAGCCCATCCCTTTATAAGCATATGAGGATTCATAAAAGAAGCAAACCTTACCAAAGTAGCAACTTCAGCATGGCTTTCGAGCCAAACGCTGCTCTTACTCAAGGTGAAAGCGCGCTTACTGAAGTAAAGTCGTACCATTGTAATGACTGTGGGAAAGACTTCAGTCACTTCACGGACTTCACCGAGCATCAGAGGATCCATGCTGGAGAGAATTCCTACGACTCTGAACAGGCCCTTAGTCAGCAACCCATGTCTCATCCCCGAGAGAAACCTTATCAGTGTAACGTATGCGGAAAAGCTTTTAAGAGAAGTACAAGTTTTATAGAACATcatagaatccatactggagaaaagccctatgaatgtaacgaGTGTGGGGAAGCCTTCAGTCGGCTCTCGTCACTCACGCAGCACGAGAGAACACACACTGgggagaaaccatatgaatgtatcGACTGCGGGAAAGCCTTCAGTCAAAGCTCGTCCCTTATTCAGCATGAAAGaactcatactggagagaagccctatgaatgtaatgaGTGTGGGCGTGCCTTTAGAAAGAAAACCAATCTGCACGATCACCAGAggattcatactggagagaagccctatgctTGTAAGGAATGTGGGAAAACCTTCAGCCGCAGCTCAGCCCTTACTAAACACCACAGAATTCATGCACGAAATAAGCTGTAG
- the Zfp90 gene encoding zinc finger protein 90 homolog isoform X2: MSEREIQRPFCPDWKTRPDVLSRSPQQGIAEVSRSTNVLSYATLGDVWNVNIQRHQESWRKHLGPEASSQKKITTLEKKIEQNKFGEDSSLSTDLVPQLDISSSVRPSECKTFGNNLEHNSELVTQTSILAKKKPYKCDKCRKSFIHRSSLNKHEKIHKDDAYPGGTNQGVHSGRKHHECTDCGKTFLWRTQLTEHQRIHTGEKPFECNVCGKAFRHSSSLGQHENAHTGEKPYQCSLCGKAFQRSSSLVQHQRIHTGEKPYRCNLCGRSFRHSTSLTQHEVTHSGEKPFQCKECGKAFSRCSSLVQHERTHTGEKPFECSICGRAFGQSPSLYKHMRIHKRSKPYQSSNFSMAFEPNAALTQGESALTEVKSYHCNDCGKDFSHFTDFTEHQRIHAGENSYDSEQALSQQPMSHPREKPYQCNVCGKAFKRSTSFIEHHRIHTGEKPYECNECGEAFSRLSSLTQHERTHTGEKPYECIDCGKAFSQSSSLIQHERTHTGEKPYECNECGRAFRKKTNLHDHQRIHTGEKPYACKECGKTFSRSSALTKHHRIHARNKL, encoded by the exons ATGTCAGAGAGAGAAATCCAAAGGCCTTTCTGTCCAG acTGGAAGACCAGGCCTGATGTCTTATCACGGAGTCCGCAGCAGGGCATAGCTGAAGTATCTCGCAGTACAAATGTTTTGTCATATGCCACATTAGGAGATGTCTGGAATGTCAATATCCAGAGGCACCAGGAAAGTTGGAGAAAACATCTGGGGCCAGAGGCATCTTCCCAGAAGAAAATAACCActctagagaaaaaaattgagcaAAATAAATTTGGTGAAGACTCAAGTTTGAGCACAGACTTGGTTCCACAACTGGACATTTCTTCGAGTGTAAGGCCCAGCGAATGTAAAACATTTGGAAATAATTTGGAACACAATTCAGAATTAGTTACTCAGACTAGTATCCTTGCTAAAAAGAAGCCTTATAAATGTGACAAATGTAGGAAATCATTTATTCATAGATCATCACTTAATAAACATGAGAAAATTCATAAAGATGATGCTTACCCCGGTGGAACAAATCAAGGCGTGCATTCTGGGAGGAAGCATCATGAGTGTACTGACTGTGGGAAAACCTTCCTCTGGAGGACACAGCTTACTGAGCATCAGAGAATCCACACTGGCGAGAAACCCTTTGAGTGTAATGTGTGCGGAAAGGCTTTTAGGCACAGCTCATCCCTTGGTCAGCATGAAAACgcacatacaggagagaagccctaccAGTGTAGTCTCTGTGGGAAAGCCTTCCAGCGCAGCTCATCTCTTGTTCAACACCAGAGAATCCACACTGGGGAAAAACCCTATCGATGTAATCTCTGTGGGAGGTCATTCAGGCACAGTACGTCGCTTACTCAACATGAGGTCACACACAGTGGAGAGAAACCCTTCCAATGTAAggaatgtgggaaagccttcagtaGATGTTCTTCCCTTGTTCAACACGAGAGGACccatacaggagagaagccttttGAATGTAGCATATGCGGGAGGGCTTTTGGTCAGAGCCCATCCCTTTATAAGCATATGAGGATTCATAAAAGAAGCAAACCTTACCAAAGTAGCAACTTCAGCATGGCTTTCGAGCCAAACGCTGCTCTTACTCAAGGTGAAAGCGCGCTTACTGAAGTAAAGTCGTACCATTGTAATGACTGTGGGAAAGACTTCAGTCACTTCACGGACTTCACCGAGCATCAGAGGATCCATGCTGGAGAGAATTCCTACGACTCTGAACAGGCCCTTAGTCAGCAACCCATGTCTCATCCCCGAGAGAAACCTTATCAGTGTAACGTATGCGGAAAAGCTTTTAAGAGAAGTACAAGTTTTATAGAACATcatagaatccatactggagaaaagccctatgaatgtaacgaGTGTGGGGAAGCCTTCAGTCGGCTCTCGTCACTCACGCAGCACGAGAGAACACACACTGgggagaaaccatatgaatgtatcGACTGCGGGAAAGCCTTCAGTCAAAGCTCGTCCCTTATTCAGCATGAAAGaactcatactggagagaagccctatgaatgtaatgaGTGTGGGCGTGCCTTTAGAAAGAAAACCAATCTGCACGATCACCAGAggattcatactggagagaagccctatgctTGTAAGGAATGTGGGAAAACCTTCAGCCGCAGCTCAGCCCTTACTAAACACCACAGAATTCATGCACGAAATAAGCTGTAG